In one window of Chryseobacterium sp. JV274 DNA:
- a CDS encoding response regulator transcription factor: MLILIAEDDELILKTIEHKLLKEGHEVILTRNGKDAIETLKTKEVDLAITDIMMPFASGIEILSAIKTMDKQIPVIMLSSMGQEEVVLNAFDLGAADFIVKPFSPNELILRIKRFSK; this comes from the coding sequence ATGTTGATTCTAATCGCGGAAGACGATGAACTGATTCTAAAAACGATAGAGCACAAATTATTAAAAGAAGGGCATGAAGTGATCCTCACCCGCAATGGTAAAGATGCTATCGAAACCCTTAAAACCAAAGAGGTAGATCTGGCTATCACAGATATTATGATGCCGTTTGCCTCCGGAATTGAAATACTTTCAGCCATCAAAACGATGGACAAGCAGATCCCCGTGATCATGCTTTCCAGTATGGGGCAGGAGGAAGTGGTACTCAATGCTTTTGACCTCGGAGCTGCCGATTTTATAGTAAAACCATTCAGTCCCAATGAATTGATATTAAGAATTAAAAGATTTTCAAAATAA
- a CDS encoding HEAT repeat domain-containing protein gives MINKRISEVIVYGEETYADSNFSSASANPLFRNLFLQKLAESEKKFSGAAQHKLKELFQEYGLQKEALKKLNQKKIHLIAGGIQELTAMNVEEALPKISTFLTHPSAQVYQEAQYAMVHFKGFEGLHFLTSFSTKISEWQQLRLLISVTSIPENSNDSIKSWVESSNDSVVIFTLKLLRKFQVLSLYPTVADLLDHPSVEVRIQAVQTLLSLENPSTVAYLMEMYPHQPFEVQKEILKVMRKSKDQCSVDFLKDQLLKDTDSGIKVYAAEALCSMEKQDYLIEISEKETSSEELIQIIKYAVQEKVC, from the coding sequence ATGATCAATAAAAGAATCTCAGAAGTGATTGTATATGGTGAAGAAACCTATGCAGACAGCAACTTTTCATCAGCATCCGCAAATCCTTTATTCAGAAATTTATTCCTTCAGAAACTGGCAGAATCCGAGAAGAAATTTTCCGGTGCAGCACAGCATAAACTTAAAGAGCTTTTCCAGGAATATGGCCTTCAGAAGGAAGCTTTAAAAAAATTGAATCAGAAAAAGATACATTTAATTGCAGGAGGTATACAGGAGCTTACAGCGATGAATGTGGAAGAAGCACTGCCAAAGATTTCTACATTTTTAACACATCCTTCAGCACAGGTTTATCAGGAAGCACAATATGCCATGGTTCATTTTAAAGGATTTGAAGGACTTCATTTCCTTACCAGCTTTTCAACAAAAATATCAGAATGGCAGCAGCTTCGTCTGCTTATTTCAGTCACCAGTATTCCTGAGAACTCCAACGATAGTATTAAAAGCTGGGTTGAAAGTTCAAACGATTCAGTGGTCATTTTCACCCTTAAACTATTAAGAAAATTCCAGGTATTATCTCTTTATCCTACAGTCGCTGACTTACTGGATCATCCCTCTGTTGAAGTGCGGATACAGGCAGTACAGACATTATTATCCCTTGAAAATCCTTCAACTGTTGCTTATCTAATGGAAATGTATCCTCATCAACCTTTTGAAGTACAGAAAGAGATCCTGAAAGTAATGAGGAAGTCAAAAGACCAATGCTCTGTAGATTTTCTGAAAGATCAATTGTTAAAAGACACTGATTCAGGAATAAAGGTTTATGCAGCAGAAGCCTTATGCTCAATGGAAAAGCAGGACTACCTGATAGAAATATCTGAAAAAGAGACCTCATCAGAAGAATTAATTCAAATCATTAAATACGCAGTACAGGAAAAAGTATGTTAG
- a CDS encoding sulfatase-like hydrolase/transferase, with product MLEFSHIIYEVVIWLFLIYGTAITLIYGWIGIYALGAVLRYKKENTFTDYSLIAANPNAPVFSVIAPAYNEGMTIVENVRSLLSLYYHNLEIIIVNDGSKDDSIQKLIEAYELESIAYFIQGKIETNTVRGVYKSKNPAFKKLIVVDKENGGKADALNVGVNISSGEYLVCIDVDCILEQDAILKLAKPMLEQTDKKFIACGGVIRLANNCVIENGKIVSVNMPKTLLGRTQALEYIRAFVLGRMAWSRASGLILISGAFGVFDRNIVLACGGYDKNTVGEDMELVVRMRKYMEEKNEPYEVLTIPDPLCWTEVPESKDILRKQRNRWMRGTMETLWKHRKMMFNPKYGKLGMVSLPYWFFFEFLGPLIEFSGYIIFIIFLLLGIINWPFFTVLFALVISMGFLYSIYSILVDLVSHQVYTKRKDFLTLIVTAFSEPFYFHPIVVKAGVSGFIDYFKKSHGWGEMTRQGFNQSTQHLPFKERMYAILQSSLKKWGILTLVFFALFLVGVTAEWLWYRYSFSKFNTSAIVGNLFTENILFALRLTFCVGITYLIINFIREGWAKTLAIAALLIVTVTQYILFLYFSETRNVLGADLLYYSKEEMKQILQASGMLNFKNFALMGILITASFIPIWIAGKSALKSIYPGLVLLAFGFAAFFIPSNILGSKTLNSENEFNQNAAKSKWAYFLKSNEDNFISDHPELNELLSENEDFTTNAEMLNKNFPFWRKENTPDFLGSYFNRSEKVPNLVFLVMEGFGHAYTSPKGYIGNFTPYLDSLSNKGLYWENSLSSAGRTFAALPSITGSLPFGKNGFLEIEKTPENFNLYNILKANGFETGFYYGGHTSFDRYREFLEYSGVDHITDETSFGSPYRKLPANNGESWGYEDQAVFGKMQQEQKPQDRPYFNMILTLSTHNPFLINNKDYYEKLYNQRLNSGILNSEQKKWAAAHKDQLISVLNADDAIKDFFKKYSKRPDFKNTIFVITGDHSMPEITLQAKIDRFHVPLLIYSPLLKESKRFYKTVSHFDIAPSILAYYRNNYKISTPATITWVGRGFSPDSEISKTGIPMMQSKNQLIDFVSEKYYIHDGQLFTLKNMEEDASNDNAALNKMNGRFNQYKSMNSQFYSTKKLMPDSVMVNFKKKVKSKF from the coding sequence ATGTTAGAATTCTCACACATCATCTATGAAGTTGTTATCTGGTTGTTTCTGATTTACGGAACAGCAATAACCCTTATCTATGGCTGGATAGGAATTTATGCACTTGGAGCTGTACTCCGTTATAAAAAAGAAAATACATTTACAGATTACAGCCTTATTGCGGCAAACCCCAATGCTCCGGTATTCAGCGTTATCGCTCCGGCTTATAATGAGGGAATGACCATTGTAGAAAATGTTCGCTCTCTGCTATCCCTTTATTACCATAACCTGGAAATTATTATTGTAAATGACGGAAGTAAGGACGACTCCATCCAAAAGCTTATCGAGGCTTATGAATTGGAATCCATAGCTTACTTCATTCAGGGAAAAATAGAAACCAATACCGTAAGAGGAGTTTATAAAAGTAAAAACCCTGCCTTTAAAAAGCTGATCGTTGTTGATAAAGAAAACGGAGGAAAAGCAGATGCTCTGAATGTGGGAGTGAATATTTCTTCCGGTGAATACCTGGTTTGCATTGACGTAGATTGCATTCTGGAGCAGGATGCGATTCTGAAACTCGCAAAACCAATGCTGGAGCAGACCGATAAAAAGTTTATCGCCTGCGGTGGAGTTATTCGTCTGGCCAATAACTGCGTGATAGAAAATGGTAAAATAGTAAGTGTCAATATGCCGAAAACTCTTTTGGGCAGAACCCAGGCATTAGAATACATCAGAGCTTTTGTACTCGGACGTATGGCGTGGTCCAGGGCATCAGGACTGATCCTAATCTCCGGTGCTTTCGGAGTTTTTGACAGAAATATTGTACTCGCCTGCGGCGGTTATGATAAAAATACGGTGGGAGAGGACATGGAGCTGGTGGTAAGAATGAGAAAGTACATGGAAGAAAAGAATGAACCTTATGAAGTACTTACCATTCCGGATCCTTTATGCTGGACAGAAGTCCCTGAATCTAAAGATATTTTGAGAAAACAGCGCAACAGATGGATGCGCGGAACGATGGAAACCCTGTGGAAGCACAGAAAAATGATGTTCAATCCGAAATATGGAAAATTAGGAATGGTCAGTCTTCCTTATTGGTTCTTTTTTGAATTTCTGGGTCCGCTAATCGAATTTTCAGGATATATCATCTTTATTATTTTTTTACTGTTGGGAATTATTAACTGGCCATTCTTTACGGTTCTGTTTGCCCTGGTGATCTCAATGGGATTTCTTTATTCTATCTATTCAATATTAGTGGATCTAGTAAGCCACCAGGTTTATACCAAAAGAAAAGACTTCCTCACCCTTATTGTAACGGCTTTTTCCGAACCTTTTTATTTCCATCCTATCGTGGTAAAAGCAGGAGTAAGCGGATTTATAGATTATTTCAAAAAATCCCACGGATGGGGCGAAATGACAAGACAGGGCTTCAATCAAAGCACACAGCATTTACCTTTCAAAGAAAGAATGTATGCTATTCTTCAGTCTAGTCTTAAAAAATGGGGAATACTCACATTAGTGTTCTTTGCCTTGTTTTTAGTGGGAGTAACCGCAGAGTGGTTGTGGTACCGGTATAGTTTTTCCAAATTTAACACCTCTGCAATTGTTGGAAACCTTTTTACAGAGAATATTTTATTTGCCCTCAGACTCACATTTTGTGTTGGAATTACTTATCTCATCATCAATTTCATCAGAGAAGGCTGGGCAAAGACTCTGGCTATTGCAGCTTTACTTATTGTGACCGTTACCCAATATATTTTATTCCTGTATTTCTCAGAAACCCGCAACGTATTGGGTGCAGACCTTTTATACTACAGCAAAGAAGAGATGAAGCAGATTTTACAGGCAAGCGGAATGCTTAATTTTAAGAACTTTGCCCTGATGGGTATTTTAATAACAGCCTCTTTCATTCCTATATGGATAGCCGGTAAATCAGCTTTGAAATCCATCTACCCGGGACTTGTATTGCTTGCTTTCGGGTTTGCAGCCTTTTTTATTCCCTCCAATATATTAGGATCCAAAACCTTGAACTCTGAGAATGAATTTAACCAAAATGCGGCAAAAAGTAAATGGGCTTATTTCCTTAAATCCAATGAGGACAATTTCATCAGCGATCATCCTGAACTGAATGAATTACTGAGCGAAAATGAAGATTTCACCACCAATGCCGAAATGCTCAATAAAAATTTCCCTTTCTGGAGGAAAGAAAATACCCCGGATTTTTTAGGGTCTTATTTTAACAGATCTGAGAAAGTTCCCAATCTTGTTTTCCTTGTCATGGAGGGGTTCGGACATGCCTATACTTCCCCAAAAGGATATATCGGTAACTTTACTCCCTATCTGGATTCTTTATCCAACAAAGGATTATATTGGGAAAACTCGTTAAGCTCAGCAGGAAGGACTTTTGCCGCATTGCCATCAATCACAGGATCACTTCCTTTTGGAAAGAATGGCTTCCTTGAAATTGAAAAGACACCGGAAAACTTCAATCTTTATAACATTCTGAAAGCAAACGGCTTTGAGACAGGTTTTTATTATGGAGGTCATACATCCTTTGACCGTTACCGTGAATTCCTGGAATATAGCGGGGTAGACCATATCACAGATGAAACCTCATTCGGCAGTCCTTACCGTAAGCTTCCTGCCAATAACGGAGAAAGCTGGGGATATGAAGATCAGGCCGTTTTTGGTAAGATGCAGCAAGAACAAAAGCCACAGGATAGACCGTATTTCAATATGATTCTCACCCTTTCAACGCACAATCCTTTTTTAATCAACAATAAAGATTATTATGAAAAACTGTACAATCAAAGACTGAATTCAGGTATTTTAAATTCTGAACAGAAGAAATGGGCCGCAGCTCACAAAGACCAGTTAATTTCAGTTCTTAATGCTGATGATGCCATTAAAGATTTCTTCAAAAAATACAGCAAACGTCCGGATTTCAAGAATACCATTTTTGTGATCACAGGAGATCACAGCATGCCTGAAATCACACTACAGGCCAAGATTGATAGATTCCATGTGCCATTATTGATCTACTCACCCTTATTGAAAGAATCAAAACGTTTCTATAAAACCGTAAGTCATTTTGATATTGCTCCTTCTATTTTAGCTTATTACAGAAATAATTATAAAATCAGCACACCTGCTACAATAACATGGGTAGGAAGAGGATTTTCTCCGGATTCTGAAATCAGCAAAACCGGAATTCCAATGATGCAGAGTAAAAACCAACTTATTGATTTTGTCTCTGAAAAGTATTATATCCATGACGGACAGCTTTTTACCCTGAAAAATATGGAAGAAGATGCTTCCAATGATAATGCAGCCCTGAATAAGATGAATGGCAGATTTAATCAGTATAAAAGCATGAATTCCCAGTTTTATTCTACTAAAAAACTGATGCCTGATTCGGTAATGGTGAACTTTAAGAAAAAAGTAAAATCAAAGTTTTAA
- a CDS encoding YaiO family outer membrane beta-barrel protein: MKRYSTFLFALLFPITMYSQQNLSADELFLKARTAAFEQKDYPASIALAKEALEKAPNYTDISVFLGRLYTWNKDLVSARAIFEELGKREIQDEDYFLAYASLEYWNDQNTKAIEIIDKGLSYHAKSETLLLLKAKVYFGKDNYEEADKAVSTLLFINPKNTEARALAVRINELTSKNAIGIVYNYSHFDKQFDNDWHIVGVSYKRVTPIGSVIVRGNYANKFAEGGTQIELEAYPRLSKMFYLYVGGGYSDDVGLFPKYRTGVSLNANLPHSFEAELGYRQLYFSSSIWMYTAAIGKYYKNFWFNLRTYITPDSKNISHSYTGTVRYYTKGAQDYFAFQIGTGISPEENRNNLLENETFKLKTFKIGGEYNFSYHSNLFSVGTMYYNQEYRPGEKGNQFDITLGYTRKF, encoded by the coding sequence ATGAAAAGATATTCAACCTTTTTATTTGCTTTACTTTTTCCAATCACAATGTACAGTCAGCAGAATTTATCAGCTGATGAACTATTCCTTAAAGCCCGAACCGCTGCTTTTGAACAGAAAGATTATCCTGCATCTATTGCTCTGGCCAAAGAGGCATTGGAAAAAGCTCCCAATTATACTGATATTTCAGTTTTCCTGGGAAGGCTATATACCTGGAATAAAGATCTGGTTTCCGCAAGGGCTATATTTGAAGAGCTTGGAAAAAGAGAGATTCAGGATGAAGATTATTTTCTGGCTTATGCTTCATTGGAATATTGGAATGATCAGAATACAAAAGCTATTGAAATCATAGATAAAGGACTTTCCTATCATGCTAAATCTGAAACATTATTACTGTTGAAAGCGAAAGTATATTTTGGAAAGGATAATTACGAGGAAGCAGATAAAGCTGTAAGTACTCTTTTATTCATCAATCCTAAAAACACTGAAGCAAGAGCTCTTGCAGTAAGAATAAATGAGCTTACGTCTAAAAATGCAATAGGAATTGTTTATAATTATTCTCATTTTGACAAACAGTTTGATAACGACTGGCATATTGTGGGAGTAAGTTATAAGAGAGTTACTCCTATTGGTTCCGTGATTGTTCGCGGAAATTATGCCAATAAATTTGCCGAGGGCGGCACACAGATTGAACTGGAGGCATACCCAAGGCTTTCTAAAATGTTCTACCTGTATGTTGGCGGAGGATATTCTGATGATGTGGGATTGTTTCCGAAGTACCGTACCGGAGTTTCTCTGAATGCAAACCTTCCCCATAGTTTTGAAGCAGAATTAGGTTACCGTCAGCTTTATTTCAGCAGCAGTATCTGGATGTATACCGCTGCTATAGGGAAATATTATAAAAATTTCTGGTTTAACCTGCGTACTTATATCACTCCTGACAGCAAGAATATTTCACATTCTTATACGGGAACTGTAAGGTATTATACAAAAGGTGCTCAGGATTATTTTGCTTTTCAGATCGGAACCGGGATCAGCCCGGAAGAAAACCGTAATAATCTTCTGGAAAACGAAACCTTTAAGCTTAAAACTTTTAAAATTGGAGGTGAATACAATTTCTCCTACCATTCCAATCTGTTTTCAGTGGGAACAATGTATTATAACCAGGAATACCGCCCGGGAGAAAAAGGGAATCAGTTTGATATTACATTAGGCTACACCAGAAAGTTTTAA
- the xth gene encoding exodeoxyribonuclease III, with translation MKIATYNVNGVNGRLPVLLKWLKEASPDIVCLQELKAPQERFPVEEINKAGYEAVWNGQKSWNGVAILAKNKEITEVQRSLPGDPEDIQSRYIEVIIDKMVICCLYLPNGNPYPGPKFDYKLSWIKRFKRRASQLITMELPAILIGDFNIIPEPIDVYKPERWENDALFRTEVRKAYKDLQKKGWLDSIRSLYPEEKVYTFWDYLYKAYDRNAGIRLDHILLSPYLQSRLKSGGVDSHVRGWEKSSDHAPVWIELAD, from the coding sequence ATGAAAATAGCCACATATAATGTTAATGGAGTCAACGGCCGCCTGCCTGTTTTATTGAAATGGCTGAAAGAAGCCTCTCCAGATATTGTCTGTCTTCAGGAACTAAAAGCACCTCAGGAACGTTTTCCTGTAGAAGAAATTAACAAAGCAGGTTATGAAGCTGTCTGGAATGGACAAAAAAGCTGGAATGGAGTTGCTATATTGGCAAAAAACAAGGAAATTACAGAAGTACAAAGATCTTTACCGGGAGATCCTGAAGACATTCAAAGCCGTTATATTGAAGTGATTATTGATAAAATGGTCATCTGCTGTCTTTATCTCCCGAATGGCAATCCTTATCCAGGACCTAAATTCGACTATAAATTATCCTGGATCAAACGTTTTAAAAGAAGAGCCAGCCAACTCATCACCATGGAACTTCCCGCCATCCTTATCGGCGATTTTAATATTATTCCGGAGCCTATTGATGTGTACAAACCTGAACGCTGGGAAAATGATGCCCTGTTCAGAACAGAAGTAAGAAAAGCGTATAAAGATCTTCAGAAGAAAGGATGGCTTGATTCGATACGAAGTCTTTATCCCGAAGAAAAAGTATACACATTCTGGGATTATCTATATAAAGCTTATGACAGGAATGCAGGCATAAGGCTGGACCATATTTTATTAAGTCCTTATCTACAGAGCCGGCTGAAATCAGGTGGAGTAGACAGCCATGTGCGCGGCTGGGAGAAAAGCAGCGATCACGCTCCGGTATGGATTGAACTTGCGGACTAA